Proteins from one Penaeus monodon isolate SGIC_2016 chromosome 39, NSTDA_Pmon_1, whole genome shotgun sequence genomic window:
- the LOC119597604 gene encoding 60S ribosomal protein L15-like produces MGAYKYMQEIYRKKQSDVMRFLLRVRAWQYRQLNKLVRVPRPTRPEKARRLGYKAKQGFVIYRMRVRRGGRKRPVAKGCTYGKPKSHGVNHLKPVRSLQALAEERVGRRLGSLRLLNSYWVAQDSTFKYYEAILLDPHHDNIRRDPSVNWICDASHKHRELRGKTAAGRRHRGLGRGIGYSHTKGGSRRARWLTQNSLQLHRRR; encoded by the exons ATGGGGGCTTATAAATACATGCAAGAGATCTACCGCAAGAAGCAGAGCGATGTGATGCGCTTCCTGCTGCGTGTGCGAGCCTGGCAGTACCGTCAGCTCAACAAGCTGGTCCGTGTCCCAAGGCCCACTCGCCCAGAGAAGGCCAGGAGGCTCGGCTACAAGGCCAAGCAAG GCTTCGTCATTTACCGCATGCGTGTGCGCCGTGGAGGCCGCAAGCGCCCCGTTGCCAAGGGTTGCACATATGGCAAGCCCAAGAGCCACGGTGTGAACCACCTGAAGCCTGTGCGCAGCCTGCAGGCACTGGCAGAG GAACGCGTGGGCCGTAGGCTGGGGAGCCTGCGCTTGCTGAACAGCTATTGGGTTGCCCAAGACTCCACCTTCAAATATTATGAAGCCATCCTCCTCGATCCCCACCATGACAACATCCGTAGAGATCCTTCGGTTAACTGGATATGCGATGCCTCTCACAAGCACCGTGAGCTGCGTGGAAAGACTGCTGCTGGACGCAGACATCGTGGTCTGGGCCGTGGTATTGGCTACTCCCACACCAAGGGAGGCTCTCGCCGTGCACGCTGGCTCACACAGAACTCCCTCCAGCTGCACAGGAGGCGATaa
- the LOC119597559 gene encoding basic salivary proline-rich protein 2-like produces the protein MPRSAHGAPCQSAHGTPCPVGPRAPGQSPTGPNAQVGPGPHAQSALGSPMPSRPHGSPNAQSAPGSPIQSPRKTHAQIAHRAPMPSRPRSPMPVRPTEPHAQFAHGSPIPVGPREPHAQSAHGSPMPSRPTGAPCPVGPRPLGTSRPNRRRDDGRARDCTAGHDQLEGNGTAGLSPPPPPRKAGPGRSGGRLSPAAKAAKHEASAASGRQGRPRKPQSPR, from the coding sequence ATGCCCAGGTCGGCCCACGGAGCCCCATGCCAGTCGGCCCACGGGACCCCATGCCCAGTCGGCCCACGAGCCCCTGGCCAGTCGCCCACGGGCCCCAATGCCCAGGTCGGCCCGGGGCCCCATGCCCAGTCGGCCCTCGGGAGCCCCATGCCCAGTCGGCCCCACGGGAGCCCCAATGCCCAGTCGGCCCCCGGGAGCCCCATCCAGTCCCCACGGAAAACCCATGCCCAAATCGCCCACAGAGCCCCAATGCCCAGTCGCCCACGGAGCCCCATGCCAGTCCGGCCCACGGAGCCCCATGCCCAGTTCGCCCACGGTAGTCCCATCCCAGTCGGCCCACGGGAGCCCCATGCCCAGTCGGCCCACGGGAGCCCCATGCCCAGTCGGCCCACGGGAGCCCCATGCCCAGTCGGCCCAAGGCCCCTGGGCACGTCACGCCCGAATCGGCGCCGCGATGACGGCCGGGCTCGGGATTGCACAGCAGGGCACGACCAACTCGAGGGAAATGGCACAGCCGGCCtttcgccgccgcctccgccgcgaaAAGCTGGTCCTGGCCGCTCGGGGGGCCGCCTCTCCCCGGCGGCCAAGGCGGCCAAGCACGAGGCCAGCGCCGCCTCGGGTCGGCAGGGACGCCCGAGGAAACCTCAGTCTCCTCGGTAA
- the LOC119597720 gene encoding LOW QUALITY PROTEIN: zinc finger and BTB domain-containing protein 17-like (The sequence of the model RefSeq protein was modified relative to this genomic sequence to represent the inferred CDS: deleted 1 base in 1 codon; added 108 bases not found in genome assembly), whose protein sequence is MDEGHSVPAGDGAQQQRGAPVPEAEGLPSSGRNVVDVERSVNSHTVLATFPESDAEGLGSANHIQVQLLDGQVIQITSASIVESEMQESGSVGSRGSGTLRNAMSSPRAEGSSGAVTLLTTDGKTYILPQPLSSEVEAAGGYLITEEVLSTEGGRSSEILQHHPVLTIPSPLAPLPYPTPTGRHPDALAIAASEVFSENYSGLSLEAGNGYEESRAFQIHVKVPDEGFKEQSTEENGQAYSQQRLCTQKEVGEFSDCSIITIHAPTAEERAGEKPIKHYEEAAPNDVHERSNEQLACSNTRETDPGSHTRKEHLLRDIEDGIQEFDSSNYSALYSKLSSEQESRIHVTPIHASAASKGKKVSCEKAVTENDRKQEDESHEKILEDLQPLSTEVGQSCDSSVGLWATGRREDIPGGTVKDDTSSREIWLKGNREQDFASAMPSLVRVKSYADIGSSCGNRSFSEVLDTHAVRSEIDSHDPQVMSSGNTTDSVQNDVSHMPDRAGSFTGANINPSASDDLSKPCSAYDSRIHTDPGDPSSAVHSVCTSNEEESEKYSLAEGSFEEADDLSNLSDIDTKVRRSARLRKIKEQKKRAPSEDPPHQHQLAEPDAKRGRPAGRSDQKTVFWECDKCDAMFRTKVSRDRHVQEDHVFTCYMCGWQGKNKTKYEVHISSVHCSQQARCLACRLQSYEAYKQHMKTTHSVNTDIDIKTEAEERPAGGEPDCSRASQCEDGSDGKTNKLLSDDGGLEKSDASDSKITLNEDEAFTGYGEKRCPYCGKQFQRRSRLLRHINYHLDNRKFTCEYCTKAFVEKSGLDAHLLTHRPINKSCSECGKVFKTRRTMKRHLKTHQNVVHSCGVCGKQFRHEESLRIHKSVHKDGGSGNVCSLCKKDCKTPYYLQLHITTKHEAAKFTCLQCDRSFKWRQSYGKHMAIFHSNTDMQYACPKCPKHFKTASELRLHQVAHSDEKKYVCDICGKVFKHEYTRDKHVKTVHQEKRDHMCPQCGSLFKAK, encoded by the exons ATGGATGAAGGCCACTCAGTGCCAGCTGGGGATGGGGCTCAGCAGCAGAGAGGGGCACCAGTGCCGGAAGCTGAGGGATTGCCATCGTCAGGGAGAAATGTGGTCGATGTTGAAAGAAGTGTCAACTCCCACACAGTCTTGGCAACTTTTCCTGAGAGTGATGCAGAAGGCCTGGGGTCTGCCAACCACATCCAGGTCCAGCTGCTGGATGGCCAGGTCATCCAGATCACATCAGCTTCCATTGTGGAGTCAGAGATGCAGGAAAGCGGTAGTGTAGGATCGCGGGGCAGCGGCACTCTGAGGAATGCCATGAGCTCACCAAGGGCTGAAGGCTCAAGTGGTGCCGTCACCCTGCTGACCACCGATGGAAAGACATACATCTTGCCTCAGCCTTTGAGCTCTGAGGTGGAGGCAGCTGGGGGATACCTAATCACAGAGGAGGTCCTGAGCACGGAAGGGGGGCGGTCTAGTGAGATCCTACAACACCACCCAGTCCTGACCATCCCTTCCCCGTTGGCACCACTGCCATACCCCACACCAACTGGGCGCCATCCTGATGCCCTGGCCATTGCTGCAAGTGAAGTCTTTAGTGAGAACTATTCGGGCCTTTCACTAGAGGCAGGAAATGGCTATGAAGAATCAAGAGCTTTCCAGATTCATGTCAAAGTTCCTGATGAAGGGTTCAAGGAGCAGAGCACAGAGGAAAATGGTCAGGCATATTCACAGCAGAGGCTTTGCACGCAAAAGGAAGTTGGAGAGTTCTCAGACTGCAGCATCATCACAATCCATGCACCCACTGcagaggagagagcaggagagaaaccCATTAAACATTATGAAGAAGCAGCTCCTAATGATGTACATGAGAGATCCAATGAACAGCTAGCATGCAGCAACACAAGGGAGACTGACCCTGGAAGCCACACCAGAAAGGAGCATCTCTTGAGGGACATTGAAGATGGCATTCAGGAATTTGACTCAAGCAATTACTCTGCTCTGTATTCCAAGCTGTCATCAGAGCAGGAGTCCAGGATCCATGTAACTCCCATTCATGCCAGTGCTGCCTCC AAGGGGAAGAAGGTCAGCTGTGAGAAAGCAGTCACAGAAAATGACAGAAAGCAGGAAGATGAAAGTCATGAGAAAATCCTGGAAGACCTCCAGCCTCTGTCTACAGAGGTTGGACAGTCCTGTGACTCATCTGTTGGGCTCTGGGCcacagggagaagggaagacatCCCAGGAGGCACAGTTAAAGATGACACCTCTTCGAGGGAAATTTGGTTGAAGGGGAACAGAGAGCAAGATTTTGCCAGTGCTATGCCAAGTCTGGTGCGAGTGAAAAGCTATGCAGACATAGGTAGCAGTTGTGGTAATAGGAGTTTCTCAGAGGTACTTGACACTCATGCAGTAAGGAGTGAGATAGACAGCCATGATCCACAGGTCATGAGTAGTGGGAACACCACAGATTCTGTTCAGAATGATGTAAGCCATATGCCAGATAGGGCAGGATCATTCACAGGTGCTAATATTAATCCTAGTGCCAGTGATGACTTATCTAAACCATGCTCAGCTTATGACAGTAGGATACATACAGATCCTGGAGACCCCAGTTCTGCAGTGCACAGTGTGTGTACAAGCAATGAAGAGGAATCAGAAAAATACAGTCTAGCTGAAGGATCTTTTGAGGAGGCAGATGATCTCAGCAATCTCAGTGACATAGATACAAAGGTGCGCAGATCTGCTCGTCTCCGGAAGataaaggaacagaagaagagagcACCGAGTGAG gaccccccacaccaacaccagcTTGCCGAACCTGATGCAAAGAGGGGCCGACCTGCAGGGAGGAGTGACCAGAAGACTGTATTCTGGGAGTGTGATAAATGTGATGCTATGTTCAG GACCAAGGTAAGCCGAGACCGCCACGTCCAGGAGGACCATGTCTTCACATGCTACATGTGTGGGTGGCAAGGCAAGAACAAGACCAAGTATGAGGTCCACATCTCCTCGGTGCACTGCAGCCAGCAAGCACGATGCCTTGCTTGCAG GCTCCAGAGTTATGAGGCCTACAAACAGCACATGAAAACAACACATTCTGTAAATACTGATATAGACATCAAGACAGAGGCAGAAGAAAGGCCAGCTGGAGGGGAACCAGACTGTTCTAGGGCTTCCCAGTGTGAGGATGGAAGCGATGGGAAGACGAACAAACTCCTGTCTGACGATGGAGGGCTAGAGAAGTCAGATGCCAG TGACTCAAAAATTACGCTGAATGAGGATGAGGCTTTCACTGGATATGGGGAGAAGAGGTGTCCTTATTGCGGCAAACAGTTTCAGCGTCGCAGTCGACTGCTCAGGCACATCAACTATCATCTGGATAATCGCAAGTTCACA tgTGAGTACTGCACCAAGGCATTTGTGGAGAAGAGCGGGCTGGATGCTCACCTGCTCACCCACCGCCCCATCAACAAGTCATGTTCTGAGTGCGGAAAGGTCTTCAAGACACGCAGAACCATGAAAAGGCACCTCAAGACACACCAGAATGTAGTCCACTCATGTGGCGTGTGTGGGAAGCAGTTCCGGCACGAGGAGTCCCTCAGGATTCACAAGTCGGTCCACAAAGATGGGG GGAGTGGTAATGTCTGCAGCCTTTGCAAGAAAGACTGCAAGACCCCATACTACTTGCAGTTGCACATCACCACAAAGCATGAGGCTGCAAAGTTTACTTGCCTGCAGTGTGATCGATCATTCAAGTGGCGGCAGAGTTATGGAAAGCACATGGCCATCTTTCATAGCAACACAG ACATGCAGTACGCTTGCCCCAAGTGCCCAAAACACTTCAAAACGGCTTCTGAACTGCGGCTGCACCAGGTGGCCCACAGCGATGAGAAGAAGTACGTCTGTGACATTTGTG